The following are encoded together in the Tistrella bauzanensis genome:
- a CDS encoding HpcH/HpaI aldolase family protein: MIDNRLRRIIAEADGFAVGTFLMSDSATSAAMMDAAGYDFLAIDRQHGVIDDATCLRLLAEIGRHGTAPIVRVPANRPEDTMRALDHGALGVIAPLIDDAAGAAILTAACRFPPHGGRSFGPVRAGPVYGRGYLKAIDAQVLAIAMIETRAGLDALDAILATPGLDAIFVGPNDLGLGLRLGFTGGHPDADPALAEAITAIATRAKGAGIAAGIHCTDPAMARAMRGLGYRFATIGSDLGLMATAAAASADQARGD; the protein is encoded by the coding sequence ATGATCGACAACAGGCTGCGACGGATCATTGCGGAAGCGGATGGCTTCGCCGTCGGCACATTCCTCATGTCCGACAGTGCCACATCGGCGGCGATGATGGATGCGGCGGGCTATGACTTCCTGGCCATCGACCGCCAGCATGGTGTGATCGACGACGCCACCTGCCTGCGGCTGCTGGCCGAGATCGGCCGTCATGGCACGGCACCGATCGTGCGGGTGCCGGCCAACCGGCCGGAAGATACTATGCGGGCGCTGGATCACGGCGCCCTGGGCGTGATCGCGCCGCTGATCGACGATGCCGCCGGCGCCGCGATTTTGACCGCCGCCTGCCGGTTTCCACCCCATGGCGGCCGCAGCTTCGGCCCGGTGCGCGCCGGGCCGGTCTATGGCCGCGGCTATCTGAAGGCGATCGACGCGCAGGTGCTGGCGATCGCGATGATCGAGACCCGGGCGGGCCTGGACGCGCTGGACGCAATTCTGGCGACGCCGGGGCTGGATGCGATCTTTGTCGGCCCCAACGATCTGGGCCTGGGCCTGAGACTGGGCTTCACCGGCGGCCATCCCGATGCCGACCCGGCGCTGGCCGAGGCGATCACCGCCATCGCCACCCGTGCCAAGGGGGCCGGTATCGCCGCCGGCATTCATTGCACCGACCCGGCGATGGCCCGCGCCATGCGCGGCCTGGGCTATCGCTTCGCGACCATCGGCAGCGATCTGGGCCTGATGGCCACCGCGGCCGCCGCCAGCGCCGACCAGGCCCGCGGCGACTGA
- the rnr gene encoding ribonuclease R — MTSSSDDDIDRLPSREQILAFIAESDRPVGKREIARAFNITGGARIGLKRILRELKDDGTLKRAGARQVAEPGTLPSVLVVDVTSIDDETGEAEARPAVWDDDARGAPPPIVVLREAGLKPRDEAAPGFGDRLLVRLARGEAGVYEARVIRRLETRSRRITGAIREIDDGFRLIPADRRAKTDYAIEEAELGGAVDGEFVVAETLPGRRLGLPRARVVKRLGLEQTGAAIIDLAIETHGIPDHFPPAAIREAEAAKPPILSGGREDLRAIAFVTIDGEDARDFDDAVHAEPDPDPANPGGHIIRVAIADVAHYVTAGSALDRSAEERGNSVYFPDRVVPMLPEALSNGLCSLRPNEDRHCLAAMMRIDADGQLIEHRFVRGLMRSAARLTYNRVQAARDGNPDGDIQPLMAPVITPLYDAFQVLDAARRKRGALEIDMPERRVVMDETGRVTDIRTRLRFDAHKLIEEFMILANVAAADTLIRRNRPCLFRVHDQPPADKVSVLRDYLASLDLPFTNSVHVEPRDFNRVLKKVANTPLEHQVNTTVLRSQSQATYSPDNIGHFGLSLERYAHFTSPIRRYADLIVHRSLIRALNLGNDGLDGAAADGLHALGEHLSITERRADLAEREVTNRLLVVFLADKVGASFGGRITGVHGVGLFIEMDETGADGFVPISTLGREYFILDPGEQALIGERSGMRFALGDRVEIRLREADIVAGGLLFEIIEGGRPGKPPTPGQVKRLKALAREVAAERARARDARGDGHGGGRGGGGRAGGSGRAPLRRSGGAPRRGGR, encoded by the coding sequence TTGACTTCATCATCCGACGACGACATCGATCGCCTGCCCAGCCGCGAACAGATCCTGGCCTTCATCGCCGAAAGCGACCGCCCGGTCGGCAAGCGCGAGATCGCCCGCGCCTTCAACATCACCGGCGGCGCCCGGATCGGGTTGAAGCGGATCCTGCGCGAGCTGAAGGATGATGGCACGCTGAAACGCGCGGGCGCCCGCCAGGTGGCCGAGCCCGGCACCCTGCCATCGGTGCTGGTGGTGGATGTCACCTCGATCGACGACGAGACCGGCGAGGCCGAGGCCCGCCCGGCGGTGTGGGATGATGACGCCCGGGGCGCGCCGCCGCCGATCGTGGTGCTGCGCGAAGCCGGACTGAAGCCGCGCGACGAGGCGGCGCCGGGCTTTGGCGACCGCCTGCTGGTCCGGCTGGCACGCGGTGAGGCCGGCGTCTATGAGGCGCGGGTGATCCGGCGGCTGGAAACCCGCAGCCGGCGCATCACCGGCGCCATTCGCGAGATCGATGACGGCTTCCGCCTGATCCCGGCCGATCGCCGCGCCAAGACCGATTATGCGATCGAGGAGGCCGAGCTTGGCGGGGCCGTCGACGGCGAGTTCGTGGTCGCCGAAACCCTGCCCGGCCGCAGGCTTGGCCTGCCGCGCGCCCGGGTGGTGAAGCGGCTGGGGCTGGAACAGACCGGTGCCGCGATCATCGATCTGGCGATCGAGACCCATGGCATCCCCGATCATTTCCCGCCGGCGGCGATCCGCGAGGCCGAGGCCGCCAAGCCTCCGATCCTGTCGGGCGGCCGCGAGGATCTGCGCGCCATTGCCTTCGTCACCATCGATGGCGAGGATGCGCGCGACTTCGACGACGCGGTTCATGCCGAGCCCGACCCCGATCCGGCCAATCCCGGCGGCCATATCATCCGGGTCGCGATCGCCGATGTGGCCCATTACGTCACCGCCGGCAGCGCGCTGGACCGGTCGGCCGAGGAGCGCGGCAATTCGGTCTATTTCCCCGACCGGGTGGTGCCGATGCTGCCCGAGGCCTTGTCGAACGGCTTGTGCTCACTGCGCCCCAACGAAGACCGGCACTGCCTGGCCGCGATGATGCGGATCGATGCCGATGGCCAGCTAATCGAGCACCGTTTCGTGCGCGGGCTGATGCGATCGGCGGCGCGGCTGACCTATAACCGCGTCCAGGCGGCCCGCGATGGCAACCCGGACGGCGACATCCAGCCGCTGATGGCCCCGGTGATCACGCCGCTCTACGACGCCTTCCAGGTGCTGGACGCGGCCCGCCGCAAGCGTGGCGCGCTGGAGATCGACATGCCCGAGCGGCGGGTTGTCATGGACGAGACCGGCCGGGTGACCGATATCCGCACCCGGTTGCGCTTCGACGCCCACAAGCTGATCGAGGAGTTCATGATCCTGGCCAATGTGGCGGCGGCGGACACGCTGATCCGCCGCAACCGGCCATGCCTGTTCCGGGTCCACGACCAGCCCCCGGCCGACAAGGTATCGGTGCTGCGCGATTATCTGGCCTCGCTGGATCTGCCCTTCACCAATTCGGTCCATGTCGAGCCGCGTGATTTCAACCGGGTGCTGAAGAAGGTCGCCAACACACCGCTTGAGCATCAGGTGAACACCACGGTTCTGCGCAGCCAGTCGCAGGCGACCTACAGCCCCGACAATATCGGCCATTTCGGGCTGTCGCTGGAACGCTATGCCCATTTCACCTCGCCGATCCGGCGCTATGCCGACCTGATCGTGCATCGATCGCTGATCCGGGCGCTGAACCTTGGCAATGACGGGCTGGACGGTGCCGCCGCCGACGGCCTGCATGCCCTGGGCGAACACCTGTCGATCACCGAGCGTCGCGCCGATCTGGCCGAGCGCGAGGTCACCAACCGCCTGCTGGTGGTGTTCCTGGCCGACAAGGTCGGCGCCAGCTTCGGCGGGCGGATCACCGGCGTGCACGGGGTTGGCCTGTTCATCGAGATGGACGAGACCGGCGCCGACGGCTTCGTGCCGATTTCCACCCTGGGTCGGGAGTACTTCATCCTGGATCCCGGCGAGCAGGCCTTGATCGGAGAACGTTCCGGCATGCGCTTTGCCCTGGGCGACCGGGTGGAGATCCGGCTGCGCGAGGCCGATATCGTGGCCGGTGGCCTGCTGTTCGAGATCATTGAGGGCGGCCGCCCCGGCAAGCCGCCGACGCCGGGCCAGGTGAAGCGGCTGAAGGCGCTGGCCCGTGAGGTCGCGGCCGAACGGGCGCGGGCGCGCGATGCCCGCGGCGACGGCCATGGCGGCGGCCGTGGTGGTGGCGGCCGCGCAGGTGGAAGCGGACGGGCACCGCTGCGACGGTCCGGTGGTGCACCCAGACGGGGAGGACGGTGA
- a CDS encoding PAS domain-containing protein, which yields MTVRQADVDCAGFRRGLGRASPLVDLFALWRGWGAATGGLPAPRAVDPVAMRRHLGRVMLLDVTGPDRWLVRVAGEGLREMFDADLTGHVVPDSLPPELRARALATYGPVTAEAVCWLAIACYRRPGPRRRVFYRRMVLPLGHLEAPAPEAARGAAARPVVTRLLVGFDWRVLPPLSLPLWELLDDSDAPKIRRDLVLRRTTGAAAG from the coding sequence GTGACGGTCAGGCAGGCTGACGTCGATTGTGCGGGCTTCCGGCGCGGGCTGGGGCGGGCCTCGCCCCTGGTCGACCTGTTCGCCCTGTGGCGCGGCTGGGGCGCCGCCACGGGCGGCCTGCCGGCGCCACGCGCGGTGGACCCGGTGGCGATGCGCCGGCATCTTGGCCGGGTGATGCTGCTGGACGTGACTGGCCCCGACCGCTGGCTTGTCAGAGTGGCGGGCGAGGGGTTGCGCGAGATGTTCGACGCCGACCTGACCGGCCATGTCGTGCCCGACAGCCTGCCGCCGGAGCTGAGGGCGCGGGCGCTGGCCACCTATGGCCCGGTGACGGCCGAGGCGGTGTGCTGGCTGGCGATTGCCTGTTATCGGCGCCCGGGGCCCCGCAGGCGGGTCTTCTATCGCCGGATGGTGCTGCCGCTGGGCCATCTGGAGGCACCGGCCCCTGAGGCCGCCAGGGGGGCGGCGGCACGGCCGGTGGTCACCCGGCTGCTGGTCGGGTTCGACTGGCGCGTGCTGCCGCCGCTGTCGCTGCCGCTGTGGGAATTGCTGGACGACAGCGACGCCCCGAAGATCCGTCGCGATCTGGTGTTGCGGCGGACGACCGGCGCCGCCGCCGGCTGA
- the topA gene encoding type I DNA topoisomerase — MKVVVVESPAKAKTINKYLGDDFRVLASYGHVSDLPAKDGSVRPDEDFAMTYEVDPKSEQHLKAIVGALKGADQLFLATDPDREGEAISWHVHNALEKRGALKGVPVKRVVFHEITKTAVQKAIANPRDIDMNLVNAQQARRALDYLVGFNLSPVLWRKLPGSRSAGRVQSVALRLICEREAEIEAFRTREYWTIDAEFAAGERRLLARLTALDGEKLDKFALGSETAAMDVVGRIESLSGWRVSDVERKQGRRNPAPPFTTSTLQQEASRKLGFSAKKTMQVAQKLYEGIALGRETVGLITYMRTDSVNLSNEAVAAIRDLVDQVHGTRYLPDRPRSFANKAKNAQEAHEAVRPTDVFRRPKEVRSHLDDDQFRLYELIWKRTVASQMAQALLDQVAIEVVDSTKAAMFRATGSVIAFDGFLTLYQEGRDDEEEDEEKRLPSFERAEPLDRGPVKPDQHFTEPPPRYTEATLVKKLEELGIGRPSTYASIISVLQDRDYVVLDKKRFVPEDRGWLVTAFLVSFFDRYVEYDFTARLESELDRVAEGDVDWKSVLRAFWQAFHMAIDGTSDLKIADVLTAVETRLERHVFPDREDGSDPRACPACANGRLSLRLGKFGSFVACSNYPDCKFTRPVGGAAGTGDGASEAGATGLDVGPKHLGDDPATGLPVTLRKGPYGVYVQLGEGGGGEKPKRASLPKGLTAEAVTLDIAVGLLALPRDIGTHPETGEMITAGIGRFGPYLRHNGAYKSLSGDDDVLTIGINRAVALLAEAPKGRGGGVAPLRVLGEHPQGGEIALYKGRYGPYVKHGAVNATLPKATEPEALTLDDAIALVDARAAATGKTRKAPAKAKAAGSTAAGAKKAPAKTSTAKKTSTAKTASTAKKPAAKKVATKADGADPATPPAATKKPAAAKKPAAKASAGDDEAPFDGAVPVKTAATRPKAAPRTGGRKPAAGKTVAG; from the coding sequence ATGAAGGTCGTCGTCGTCGAATCGCCTGCGAAAGCCAAGACGATCAATAAGTATCTGGGAGATGACTTCCGAGTCCTCGCCAGCTACGGTCACGTCAGCGATCTGCCGGCGAAGGACGGATCTGTCAGGCCCGATGAAGACTTTGCAATGACCTATGAGGTCGATCCAAAGTCCGAACAGCATCTGAAAGCCATTGTCGGCGCCCTGAAGGGGGCCGACCAACTGTTTCTCGCGACCGACCCGGATCGCGAGGGCGAGGCGATCAGCTGGCACGTCCACAACGCCCTTGAAAAACGTGGCGCGCTGAAGGGCGTGCCGGTCAAGCGGGTGGTGTTCCACGAGATCACGAAGACCGCGGTCCAGAAGGCGATCGCCAACCCGCGCGACATCGACATGAACCTGGTCAATGCCCAGCAGGCCCGGCGGGCGCTGGACTATCTGGTCGGGTTCAATCTGTCGCCGGTGCTGTGGCGCAAGCTGCCGGGCTCACGCTCGGCCGGCCGCGTCCAGTCGGTGGCGCTCAGGCTGATCTGCGAGCGTGAAGCCGAGATCGAGGCCTTCCGCACCCGCGAATACTGGACCATCGACGCCGAGTTCGCCGCTGGCGAGCGCCGGCTTCTGGCCCGGCTGACCGCCCTTGACGGCGAGAAGCTCGACAAATTCGCGCTGGGTTCTGAAACCGCCGCCATGGATGTGGTGGGGCGGATCGAGAGCCTGTCGGGCTGGCGGGTGTCGGATGTCGAACGCAAACAGGGTCGCCGCAACCCGGCCCCCCCCTTCACCACCTCGACACTTCAGCAGGAAGCCAGCCGCAAGCTGGGCTTCTCGGCCAAGAAGACCATGCAGGTGGCGCAGAAGCTGTATGAGGGCATCGCCCTTGGCCGTGAGACGGTCGGCCTGATCACCTATATGCGAACCGACAGCGTCAACCTGTCGAACGAGGCGGTGGCGGCGATCCGCGATCTGGTCGACCAGGTTCACGGCACCCGTTATCTGCCCGACCGGCCACGCAGTTTCGCGAACAAGGCCAAGAACGCCCAGGAAGCCCATGAGGCGGTGCGCCCGACCGATGTGTTCCGCCGGCCCAAGGAGGTCCGCAGCCATCTCGACGACGACCAGTTCCGGCTGTATGAGCTGATCTGGAAGCGCACCGTCGCCAGCCAGATGGCCCAGGCCCTGCTGGATCAGGTGGCGATCGAGGTGGTCGACAGCACGAAGGCCGCCATGTTCCGGGCCACCGGCAGCGTCATCGCCTTCGACGGCTTTCTGACGCTGTATCAGGAAGGCCGCGACGACGAGGAAGAGGACGAGGAAAAGCGTCTGCCGTCGTTCGAGCGCGCCGAGCCGCTGGATCGCGGCCCGGTGAAGCCCGATCAGCATTTCACCGAGCCGCCGCCGCGCTATACCGAGGCGACGCTGGTCAAGAAGCTGGAAGAACTGGGCATCGGCCGGCCGTCGACCTATGCCTCGATCATTTCGGTGCTTCAGGACCGCGATTACGTGGTGCTCGACAAGAAGCGCTTCGTGCCTGAGGACCGTGGCTGGCTGGTCACCGCGTTTCTGGTCAGCTTCTTCGACCGCTATGTCGAATATGATTTCACCGCCCGGCTGGAAAGCGAACTCGACCGGGTGGCGGAAGGCGATGTCGACTGGAAGTCGGTGCTGCGCGCCTTCTGGCAGGCCTTCCACATGGCGATCGACGGCACCAGCGACCTCAAGATCGCCGATGTGCTGACCGCGGTCGAAACCCGGCTGGAACGCCATGTCTTCCCCGATCGCGAAGACGGCAGCGATCCGCGCGCCTGCCCGGCCTGCGCCAATGGCCGGCTGTCGCTGCGGCTGGGCAAGTTCGGCTCGTTCGTCGCCTGCTCGAACTATCCCGACTGCAAGTTCACCCGGCCGGTCGGCGGTGCCGCCGGCACCGGCGACGGCGCCTCGGAAGCCGGCGCGACCGGGTTGGATGTGGGGCCGAAGCATCTGGGCGACGACCCGGCAACCGGCCTGCCGGTCACGCTGCGCAAGGGCCCTTACGGGGTCTATGTTCAACTGGGCGAAGGCGGCGGCGGCGAAAAGCCCAAACGGGCCTCGCTGCCCAAGGGGCTGACCGCCGAAGCCGTCACGCTGGATATCGCCGTCGGCCTGCTGGCGCTGCCGCGCGATATCGGCACGCACCCGGAGACCGGCGAGATGATCACCGCCGGCATCGGCCGGTTCGGACCCTATCTGCGCCATAATGGCGCCTATAAATCGCTGAGCGGCGATGACGACGTGCTGACCATCGGCATCAACCGCGCCGTCGCCCTGCTGGCCGAAGCGCCAAAGGGCCGGGGTGGCGGTGTCGCCCCCTTGCGCGTGCTGGGCGAGCATCCGCAGGGCGGCGAGATCGCGCTCTACAAGGGCCGCTATGGCCCTTATGTGAAGCATGGCGCGGTCAACGCCACATTGCCCAAGGCGACGGAACCCGAGGCCCTGACCCTGGACGACGCGATCGCCCTGGTCGATGCCCGCGCCGCCGCCACCGGCAAGACCCGCAAGGCACCGGCCAAGGCCAAGGCGGCCGGCTCGACGGCAGCCGGCGCGAAGAAGGCACCCGCGAAGACATCAACCGCGAAAAAGACATCAACCGCGAAGACGGCGTCGACCGCGAAGAAGCCGGCGGCCAAAAAGGTCGCGACTAAGGCCGACGGCGCCGATCCGGCCACGCCCCCGGCCGCGACAAAGAAGCCGGCGGCCGCGAAGAAACCCGCCGCCAAGGCATCGGCGGGCGACGACGAGGCGCCGTTCGACGGCGCGGTTCCGGTGAAGACCGCCGCCACCAGGCCCAAGGCAGCCCCCCGGACCGGCGGCCGCAAGCCCGCCGCCGGCAAGACCGTGGCGGGCTGA
- a CDS encoding ferredoxin--NADP reductase, protein MSNIRTERVIDVHHWTDRLFSFTTTRDPAFRFENGQFTMIGLEVNGKPLLRAYSVASPNYEDTLEFLSIKVQNGPLTSRLQHIKRGDPMLVGAKPVGTLVKDNLKPGRTLYMLSTGTGLAPFMSLIRDPDVYDRFETVVLTHTCREVAELAYYDHITKEMPDHEFYGEAVRNQLIYYPTVTREPFRNQGRITDLIDSGKLFTDIGTTPFDPAHDRIMICGSPEMLADLQKMAEARGFKEGNSSTPGEYVIEKAFVDR, encoded by the coding sequence ATGAGCAACATCCGTACCGAGCGCGTGATCGACGTCCACCACTGGACCGACCGGCTGTTCAGCTTCACGACGACCCGCGACCCGGCGTTCCGCTTCGAGAATGGCCAGTTCACGATGATCGGGCTGGAGGTGAACGGCAAGCCGCTGCTCCGCGCCTATAGCGTCGCCAGCCCGAATTACGAGGACACGCTGGAATTCCTCAGCATCAAGGTTCAGAACGGGCCGCTGACCTCGCGGCTTCAGCACATCAAGCGCGGCGACCCGATGCTGGTGGGTGCCAAGCCGGTCGGCACGCTGGTGAAGGACAATCTGAAGCCGGGCCGCACGCTGTACATGCTGTCGACCGGCACGGGCCTGGCGCCGTTCATGAGCCTGATCCGCGACCCCGACGTCTATGACCGGTTCGAGACGGTGGTGCTGACCCATACCTGCCGGGAAGTGGCCGAGCTTGCCTATTACGACCACATCACCAAGGAGATGCCCGACCACGAATTCTATGGCGAGGCGGTCCGCAACCAGTTGATCTACTATCCGACGGTGACGCGCGAACCGTTCCGCAATCAGGGCCGGATCACCGACCTGATCGACAGCGGCAAGCTGTTCACCGATATCGGCACCACGCCCTTCGACCCCGCCCATGACCGGATCATGATCTGCGGCAGCCCGGAAATGCTGGCCGATCTGCAGAAGATGGCAGAAGCGCGCGGCTTCAAGGAAGGCAACAGCAGCACGCCGGGCGAGTATGTGATCGAGAAGGCCTTCGTCGACCGGTAA
- the dprA gene encoding DNA-processing protein DprA, with product MLWPMSTSRSSVLTRAERLDWLRLIRTEQVGPITFFELLTRYGTAARALEAVPELARRGGRARPLTPPSRAKAEAELRRITAAGARLVAMGEPGYPPRLAEIPDPPPLVQIRGHDTVAAAPAVALVGARTAALPSCRLAGRMAADLAAAGIVVVSGLARGIDAAAHDGALGAGTGGAGTMGVVAGGIDVVYPPEHAALQARIATEGLLLAEQPPGVEPVARHFPRRNRIVAGSTLATVVIEAAPRSGSLITARLAGEYGREVLAVPGSPADSRSEGCNRLIRDGATLVRNAADVLEAIRSLLDKPLGEPHPLALPHPALRDQVLQSGPDDAELDAARGLIPPLIAADPMGVDDLVHASGLTAATILTILLELELAGRLIRLPRRMVSLSMG from the coding sequence ATGCTCTGGCCCATGTCCACGTCGCGCAGCAGTGTGCTGACCCGGGCGGAGCGGCTCGACTGGCTGAGGCTCATCCGCACGGAACAGGTCGGCCCGATCACATTCTTCGAGCTTCTCACCCGCTATGGCACTGCCGCGCGGGCATTGGAGGCTGTGCCGGAACTGGCGCGACGCGGCGGCCGCGCCCGGCCGCTGACCCCGCCCTCACGCGCCAAGGCCGAGGCCGAGCTGCGTCGGATCACCGCCGCCGGCGCCCGGCTTGTGGCCATGGGCGAACCCGGCTATCCGCCACGCCTTGCCGAGATACCGGATCCACCGCCGCTCGTGCAGATCCGTGGTCACGATACCGTGGCGGCAGCCCCGGCCGTGGCGCTGGTTGGCGCGCGCACCGCCGCCCTTCCGTCATGCCGGCTGGCGGGCAGGATGGCCGCTGACCTTGCGGCCGCCGGCATCGTGGTGGTCTCAGGGCTTGCCCGCGGCATCGATGCCGCCGCCCATGACGGCGCGCTCGGCGCCGGCACCGGCGGCGCTGGCACCATGGGTGTGGTCGCCGGCGGCATCGATGTGGTTTATCCGCCCGAACACGCGGCGCTCCAGGCACGGATCGCCACCGAGGGCCTGCTGCTGGCCGAACAGCCGCCGGGTGTGGAGCCGGTTGCCCGACATTTTCCACGCCGCAACCGCATCGTCGCCGGCAGCACGCTCGCCACGGTCGTGATCGAGGCGGCGCCGCGATCCGGGTCACTGATCACCGCCCGGCTTGCCGGCGAGTATGGGCGCGAGGTGCTGGCCGTGCCGGGATCGCCCGCCGACAGCCGGTCGGAGGGCTGCAACCGGCTGATCCGCGACGGCGCCACTCTGGTGCGCAACGCCGCCGACGTGCTGGAGGCGATCCGCTCGCTGCTCGACAAGCCTCTGGGCGAGCCTCATCCCCTGGCCCTGCCCCATCCGGCGCTGCGCGATCAGGTGCTGCAATCCGGTCCGGACGACGCCGAACTGGATGCCGCGCGCGGCCTGATTCCGCCGCTGATCGCCGCCGATCCGATGGGCGTCGACGACCTCGTCCATGCGAGCGGCTTGACGGCGGCCACCATTCTCACGATTTTGTTGGAACTGGAACTTGCCGGGCGGCTCATTCGCCTGCCCAGAAGAATGGTGTCGCTGAGCATGGGCTGA
- a CDS encoding multidrug effflux MFS transporter: protein MLRLALILGLLAAFGPLSIDMYLPAFPAIASDLAADPSAVQATLALFFAGLAGGQLIYGPLADRLGRRLPLLAGVVLYTVGSIGCALAADVDALVMWRLVQALGGCAGMVMSRAVIRDLFDERGSAIMLARLMLVMGAAPILAPLIGGQLLVVAGWRSIFWVLTGAGVLALVVVALALPESLPADRRRRQGVAAIGLTYLRFALDRRFIAPALAGGAAMGAMFAYIAGSPFVFIDLYGVGPGAYGWLFGTNAAGLILASQMNARLVRGRSPAAIMRMACTTQAVAGVSLAAIVATGIAPVGTATGLAMLMVPLFLCIAVNGLIMPNATAVAMSPFGARAGSAAALLGLLQFGTGAISAALVGALDDGSAWPMAAAIALMGLANAGFGWWTPRPASPATGP from the coding sequence ATGCTGCGACTGGCGCTGATCCTGGGGCTGCTCGCGGCGTTCGGACCGCTGTCGATCGACATGTATCTGCCGGCCTTCCCGGCGATTGCCAGCGACCTTGCGGCCGATCCGTCGGCGGTGCAGGCGACGCTGGCGCTGTTCTTTGCCGGGCTCGCCGGTGGCCAGTTGATCTATGGGCCGCTGGCCGACCGTCTGGGCCGGCGGCTGCCGCTTCTGGCCGGCGTCGTTCTGTATACCGTCGGCAGCATCGGCTGCGCGCTGGCGGCCGATGTCGATGCGCTGGTGATGTGGCGGCTGGTTCAGGCGCTGGGCGGCTGTGCCGGCATGGTGATGTCACGCGCGGTGATCCGCGACCTGTTCGACGAACGCGGCTCGGCGATCATGCTGGCGCGGCTGATGCTGGTGATGGGGGCCGCACCCATCCTGGCGCCGCTGATCGGCGGACAGCTGCTGGTGGTGGCGGGCTGGCGGTCGATCTTCTGGGTGCTGACCGGCGCCGGCGTTCTGGCGCTGGTGGTGGTGGCCCTGGCGCTGCCGGAAAGCCTGCCGGCCGACCGCCGCCGCCGTCAGGGCGTGGCTGCAATCGGCCTGACCTATCTGCGTTTCGCGCTGGATCGCCGCTTCATCGCCCCGGCGCTGGCCGGTGGCGCGGCGATGGGGGCGATGTTCGCCTATATCGCCGGATCGCCCTTCGTGTTCATCGACCTGTACGGGGTCGGTCCCGGCGCCTATGGCTGGCTGTTCGGCACCAATGCCGCCGGTCTGATCCTGGCATCGCAGATGAATGCCCGGCTGGTACGCGGCCGCAGCCCTGCTGCCATCATGCGCATGGCCTGTACCACCCAGGCTGTGGCCGGCGTGTCGCTGGCCGCGATCGTGGCCACAGGCATCGCGCCGGTGGGCACGGCGACCGGACTGGCCATGCTGATGGTGCCGCTGTTTCTGTGTATCGCCGTCAACGGCCTGATCATGCCCAATGCCACCGCGGTCGCCATGTCGCCCTTCGGTGCCCGCGCCGGCAGCGCCGCGGCCCTGCTGGGCCTGCTGCAATTCGGCACCGGCGCGATTTCAGCCGCGCTGGTGGGCGCGCTGGATGATGGCAGTGCCTGGCCGATGGCCGCGGCGATTGCCTTGATGGGCCTGGCCAACGCCGGTTTCGGCTGGTGGACACCGCGCCCCGCCAGTCCGGCAACAGGACCATGA